From the Opitutia bacterium genome, one window contains:
- a CDS encoding ribosome-binding factor A codes for MSNRLLRVNELLQREVSAYLRKRYTSEATRLTISGADVTGDLREAKIYYSVVGSDPDEIAKMGRWLRSKVTEIRGIVAKNVVMRHVPTLTFHHDASGERAVRIETLLDEIDKQGKKPE; via the coding sequence ATGAGCAACCGACTTCTCCGCGTCAACGAGCTGCTCCAGCGCGAGGTCAGCGCCTACCTGCGCAAGCGCTACACGAGCGAAGCCACGCGCCTGACCATCTCCGGCGCTGACGTCACCGGCGACCTCCGCGAAGCGAAAATCTATTACTCGGTCGTCGGCTCCGATCCGGACGAGATCGCCAAGATGGGCCGCTGGCTCCGCTCGAAGGTCACCGAAATCCGCGGCATCGTCGCGAAAAACGTCGTGATGCGCCACGTGCCGACGCTGACGTTCCACCACGATGCTTCCGGCGAACGTGCCGTGCGCATCGAGACGCTCCTCGACGAGATCGACAAACAAGGGAAGAAACCGGAATGA